The following coding sequences are from one Vibrio syngnathi window:
- the slmA gene encoding nucleoid occlusion factor SlmA, whose product MAGTRKSNRREEILQALAQMLESTEGASRITTVKLAKQVGVSEAALYRHFPSKARMFEGLIEFIEEALMSRINRILDEEKDTLERIRLVLQLILVFSERNPGLTRILSGHALMFENERLRDRINQLFERIETQLRQILRERKLREGKSFPVDEKILAAQLLGQVEGSLNRFVRSDFKYQPTENFDAYWALLSAQIK is encoded by the coding sequence ATGGCCGGTACTCGAAAATCAAACCGTCGTGAAGAAATCCTGCAAGCTCTAGCACAAATGTTGGAATCGACCGAAGGTGCTTCTCGTATCACAACGGTAAAGTTGGCCAAGCAAGTTGGTGTTTCTGAAGCTGCGTTATACCGCCACTTCCCAAGCAAAGCTCGCATGTTTGAAGGCTTGATCGAGTTCATTGAAGAAGCGTTGATGTCTCGAATCAACCGTATTCTAGATGAAGAGAAAGACACACTAGAGCGCATACGCCTAGTGCTACAACTTATCTTGGTTTTCTCAGAACGTAACCCAGGCCTGACTCGAATTTTGTCTGGTCATGCTCTAATGTTTGAAAATGAACGCCTACGCGATCGCATCAATCAGCTTTTCGAACGTATTGAGACACAACTTCGTCAAATTCTACGAGAAAGAAAGCTTCGAGAAGGGAAGTCATTCCCGGTTGATGAAAAAATCTTAGCGGCTCAATTGTTAGGTCAGGTTGAAGGAAGTTTAAATCGATTTGTTCGCTCGGACTTCAAATATCAACCGACAGAAAACTTTGATGCTTATTGGGCTCTACTCAGCGCTCAGATTAAGTAA
- a CDS encoding Kdo(2)-lipid IV(A) acyltransferase codes for MTTKNSPASSTVQHVINKPPFTLALLHPKYWGVWFGFGLLAFIVNILPYRVLLLLGRSLGALGARYGKKRVAVATRNLELAFPDKPADEVAAMVSENFKNTGMALVETGITWFWPTWRFKRILVDKDTEVLRSHQANGKGVLLCCVHALNLEITARAMPILGIPGLGVYRPHNNPAYEFIQYRGRTQNGNRLVHRKDVKRMIRRLRQGETLFYLPDHDYGRNKSVFVPFFAVEDASTTTGTSILAYTSRCAVVIGSGFRNADGKYEIMADESIEDNYPQKDEKAAAAYMNRYLEKIILRAPEQWMWLHKRFKTMEDPEAEKGIRYK; via the coding sequence ATGACGACGAAAAACTCTCCTGCAAGTAGCACGGTACAACACGTTATTAATAAGCCACCTTTTACCCTAGCACTACTGCACCCTAAATATTGGGGAGTTTGGTTTGGCTTTGGGTTACTGGCTTTTATAGTCAACATTCTACCTTACCGAGTATTACTACTATTAGGCCGTTCGTTAGGTGCTCTTGGTGCCCGCTATGGAAAAAAACGCGTAGCGGTAGCGACACGTAACTTGGAATTAGCCTTCCCCGATAAGCCAGCAGATGAAGTCGCGGCAATGGTCAGCGAGAATTTTAAAAATACTGGTATGGCATTGGTTGAAACCGGTATTACGTGGTTTTGGCCAACATGGCGCTTCAAGCGCATCCTAGTTGATAAAGATACCGAAGTTCTTCGTAGTCATCAGGCTAACGGTAAAGGCGTTCTACTATGTTGTGTTCATGCCTTGAATCTAGAGATCACAGCCCGAGCAATGCCGATCTTGGGTATTCCTGGCCTAGGTGTTTATCGCCCGCATAACAACCCAGCTTATGAGTTCATTCAATACCGCGGTCGAACTCAAAACGGCAACCGTCTAGTTCACCGTAAAGACGTAAAACGTATGATCCGAAGACTGCGACAAGGTGAGACCCTTTTCTACCTCCCTGATCATGACTACGGTCGCAATAAATCTGTATTCGTACCTTTCTTTGCAGTAGAGGATGCAAGCACCACCACTGGAACCAGCATTTTGGCTTACACCAGTCGATGCGCGGTCGTTATTGGGTCTGGCTTTAGAAATGCCGACGGTAAATATGAAATCATGGCCGACGAATCAATCGAAGATAACTATCCGCAGAAAGATGAAAAAGCGGCAGCAGCGTATATGAACCGCTATCTTGAGAAGATTATCTTAAGAGCCCCAGAGCAATGGATGTGGCTACACAAGCGCTTCAAAACCATGGAAGATCCAGAAGCGGAAAAAGGCATTCGTTACAAGTAA
- the pyrE gene encoding orotate phosphoribosyltransferase, with protein sequence MKAYQREFIEFALEKEVLKFGEFTLKSGRKSPYFFNAGLFNTGRDLARLGRFYAAALADSGIEFDVLFGPAYKGIPIATTTAVALADHHDVDTPYCFNRKEAKNHGEGGNLVGSELEGRIMLVDDVITAGTAIRESMEIIQANGADLAGVLVAIDRQEKGKGELSAIQEVERDFGCAIISIVSLTDLVTFLEEKGTDAAHLESVKAYRAQYGI encoded by the coding sequence ATGAAAGCATATCAACGTGAATTTATTGAATTTGCACTAGAGAAAGAAGTACTTAAGTTTGGTGAGTTTACTTTAAAGTCTGGCCGTAAGAGCCCTTACTTCTTCAATGCTGGATTGTTTAATACAGGTCGTGACCTAGCACGTTTAGGTCGCTTCTACGCAGCAGCATTGGCAGATTCAGGTATTGAGTTCGATGTACTATTTGGCCCTGCATACAAAGGCATCCCAATCGCAACAACAACAGCGGTTGCACTAGCGGATCACCATGATGTGGACACGCCTTACTGCTTCAACCGTAAAGAAGCGAAAAACCACGGTGAAGGTGGCAACCTAGTGGGTAGCGAACTTGAAGGTCGCATCATGCTAGTGGATGATGTGATCACTGCTGGTACTGCGATTCGTGAGTCGATGGAAATCATCCAAGCAAACGGCGCTGATTTAGCGGGTGTGCTTGTTGCTATCGACCGTCAAGAGAAGGGCAAAGGTGAGTTGTCTGCGATTCAAGAAGTAGAGCGTGACTTCGGTTGTGCGATTATCTCAATCGTTAGCCTGACTGATTTAGTGACTTTTCTTGAAGAGAAAGGCACAGACGCAGCACATCTTGAGTCAGTAAAAGCGTACCGAGCTCAATACGGAATCTAA
- the rph gene encoding ribonuclease PH yields the protein MRPNDRAVDQIRPIKITRNYTAYAEGSVLVEFGNTKVLCNATVEENVPRWLKGQGKGWVTAEYGMLPRATHTRNRREAASGKQGGRTMEIQRLIARSLRAVVDLKVMGEIMITVDCDVIQADGGTRTASISGASVAMADAINSLLASGKLKKNPMKGHVAAVSVGIVGAQALCDLEYVEDSAADTDMNVVMTEDGKMIEIQGTAEGEPFSHEELMQLLALANKGIADIVEAQKSALAE from the coding sequence ATGCGTCCAAATGACCGCGCTGTAGATCAAATTCGTCCAATTAAAATTACTCGTAACTACACAGCTTATGCTGAAGGTTCTGTATTAGTTGAGTTCGGCAACACTAAAGTTCTATGTAATGCGACGGTAGAAGAAAACGTACCGCGTTGGTTAAAAGGCCAAGGAAAGGGTTGGGTAACCGCTGAATACGGCATGCTTCCACGTGCAACGCACACTCGTAACCGTCGTGAAGCGGCGAGCGGTAAGCAAGGTGGTCGTACGATGGAAATCCAACGTCTGATCGCGCGTAGCCTACGTGCTGTTGTTGATCTAAAAGTCATGGGTGAAATCATGATCACTGTCGATTGTGATGTTATCCAAGCAGACGGTGGTACTCGTACTGCTTCTATCTCAGGTGCAAGCGTTGCAATGGCTGACGCTATCAACAGCTTACTAGCAAGCGGCAAACTGAAAAAGAACCCAATGAAAGGCCACGTAGCGGCAGTTTCAGTGGGCATCGTTGGTGCACAAGCACTGTGTGACCTTGAGTACGTTGAAGACTCAGCAGCTGATACCGACATGAACGTTGTAATGACGGAAGACGGTAAGATGATCGAGATTCAAGGCACCGCAGAAGGCGAACCGTTCAGCCACGAAGAGCTGATGCAGCTTTTAGCCCTGGCAAATAAGGGCATTGCCGATATCGTCGAAGCGCAGAAGTCGGCGTTAGCAGAATAG
- a CDS encoding YicC/YloC family endoribonuclease, with the protein MIYSMTAYARKEVKGDWGTAVWEIRSVNQRYLETYFRMPEQFRGLEPILRERFRKRLARGKVECNLRFEANPAAKGELSINESLAQQVINAANQVMTMTGEDSRLNPFQIMNWPGVMETPEQDMDTINKDLLEAFNDAIAEFIDARAREGENMKALIVQRLDAITEEVVKVRARMPEILEWQRERLLTKFEDAKIELEGSRVEQELILLAQKSDVAEELDRLDSHVKEANVVLKKGGACGRKLDFMMQEFNRESNTLASKSISTDITASGVELKVLIEQMREQIQNIE; encoded by the coding sequence ATGATTTATAGTATGACCGCGTACGCGCGCAAAGAAGTAAAAGGCGATTGGGGCACAGCAGTATGGGAAATCCGTAGTGTAAACCAACGCTACCTTGAAACTTACTTCCGTATGCCTGAACAGTTCCGTGGTTTAGAGCCAATCTTACGTGAGCGTTTCCGTAAGCGTCTAGCGCGCGGCAAGGTTGAATGTAACCTACGTTTTGAAGCAAACCCAGCTGCGAAAGGCGAGCTAAGCATTAACGAAAGTTTGGCTCAGCAAGTAATCAATGCTGCTAACCAAGTAATGACGATGACAGGTGAAGACAGCCGTTTGAACCCATTCCAAATAATGAACTGGCCTGGCGTAATGGAAACTCCAGAGCAAGACATGGATACCATCAACAAAGATCTACTTGAAGCATTCAACGATGCCATCGCAGAATTCATTGACGCTCGTGCTCGTGAAGGCGAAAACATGAAAGCGCTCATCGTTCAGCGTTTAGATGCAATCACTGAAGAAGTCGTTAAAGTTCGTGCACGCATGCCTGAGATCCTAGAATGGCAACGTGAGCGTCTTCTTACCAAATTTGAAGATGCGAAGATTGAACTTGAAGGTTCTCGCGTTGAGCAAGAGCTTATCCTACTGGCTCAGAAGTCAGACGTAGCAGAAGAACTAGACCGCCTAGACTCTCACGTGAAAGAAGCGAATGTAGTATTGAAGAAAGGTGGCGCTTGTGGCCGTAAACTTGACTTCATGATGCAAGAGTTCAACCGTGAATCAAACACGCTAGCATCTAAGTCTATCAGCACAGACATCACAGCATCGGGCGTTGAGCTTAAAGTTCTTATCGAACAAATGCGTGAGCAGATCCAGAACATTGAATAA
- the cspE gene encoding transcription antiterminator/RNA stability regulator CspE, translating into MSNKTNGVVKWFNEEKGFGFLTQDNGGADVFVHFRAIASEGFKTLKEGQQVSFEVEQGQKGLQAANVVAL; encoded by the coding sequence ATGTCTAACAAAACAAACGGCGTAGTAAAATGGTTTAACGAAGAGAAAGGTTTCGGTTTCCTAACTCAAGACAACGGCGGCGCTGACGTATTCGTTCACTTCCGTGCTATCGCTTCTGAAGGTTTCAAGACTCTTAAAGAAGGCCAACAAGTGTCTTTCGAAGTAGAGCAAGGCCAAAAAGGTCTTCAAGCTGCAAACGTTGTAGCTCTATAA
- the ulaR gene encoding HTH-type transcriptional regulator UlaR, giving the protein MNEAQRHRSLLDHLASHTFITTNDYVKMLDISLSTARRDITKLAEEGRLKKIRNGAEVINFDSSLAATHAPSSFIPCETDIESYVAKKRIAKAAADMCEEHDSIIVSGSNTTFLMGEHLAHRDVQVVTNFMPLAYQLISQDHQSIIILGGQYLPERQITISPDEEAADDHKSRFVFFTGTGVTTAGVHTSDLLVYMAEKKLLEYGDRIVALIDSSKVGKHGGKLLATASQIDTLITDDGADPKVLDALRELGVKILVV; this is encoded by the coding sequence ATGAATGAAGCTCAGCGTCATAGAAGCTTGTTGGATCATCTAGCAAGTCACACGTTTATAACGACAAATGACTATGTAAAGATGTTAGATATCTCTTTATCTACAGCTCGTCGGGACATTACAAAGTTGGCGGAAGAAGGAAGGCTGAAAAAAATCCGTAATGGGGCAGAGGTAATCAATTTTGACTCGTCCCTAGCCGCAACTCATGCACCAAGCAGCTTTATCCCCTGCGAAACAGATATAGAAAGCTATGTAGCGAAAAAGCGAATTGCTAAAGCTGCGGCAGATATGTGTGAAGAACACGACAGTATTATTGTGAGTGGTAGCAATACGACTTTTTTGATGGGAGAGCATTTAGCGCATCGTGATGTGCAAGTTGTGACGAATTTTATGCCATTGGCTTATCAGCTGATTAGTCAAGATCATCAAAGTATCATCATACTTGGTGGCCAATATCTACCCGAACGTCAGATCACTATTTCTCCAGATGAAGAAGCAGCAGATGACCATAAAAGTCGTTTTGTCTTCTTTACGGGTACGGGTGTTACGACAGCTGGCGTGCATACCTCTGATCTATTGGTCTATATGGCAGAGAAAAAGCTGCTGGAGTATGGTGATCGTATTGTGGCTCTGATAGATAGCAGCAAAGTAGGTAAGCATGGTGGGAAGTTACTCGCTACCGCTTCTCAGATTGACACATTGATTACAGATGACGGCGCTGACCCTAAGGTGCTTGATGCTTTACGAGAACTTGGTGTGAAGATACTGGTAGTTTAG
- a CDS encoding HAD family hydrolase, protein MKYQAVMIDLDGTLLSDAEQICVTNKQAICLAVNNGYQVSLASGRPHQLMMPYVDQLQLSLPIICCNGAYIYDPKTQRVQHQHTISHESLTGLLSLLNDGHFTFTIYSSKGIFAQKESTHTKGLEKKAEVINAAMELQIIPTLTELIARSGDVYKVLVSSQDKESLNQLRDSLKTHFQADLSTPNKLDITSKAATKGHALQQWLNDQRISSHNTIAFGDGDNDASMFRLVGEPVAMANASPALKGMANLIVTNNNGCGIGQYLRLIVQEGQHTCQNTFSY, encoded by the coding sequence ATGAAATACCAAGCAGTAATGATTGATTTAGATGGAACACTGTTAAGTGATGCTGAGCAGATCTGCGTGACTAACAAACAAGCGATTTGTCTTGCCGTTAATAATGGATATCAGGTGAGCTTGGCGAGTGGTAGACCGCACCAGCTGATGATGCCATATGTTGACCAACTTCAATTATCGCTACCAATCATCTGCTGCAATGGTGCCTATATTTATGACCCTAAAACACAACGTGTTCAACATCAGCACACAATTAGTCATGAATCACTAACGGGTCTGTTGAGCTTACTGAATGATGGACATTTCACCTTCACCATCTATTCAAGTAAAGGCATCTTTGCTCAAAAAGAATCAACTCATACAAAGGGTTTAGAAAAAAAGGCTGAGGTTATTAATGCCGCAATGGAGCTGCAGATCATCCCAACGCTGACCGAACTCATCGCTCGCAGTGGCGATGTATACAAGGTATTAGTGTCTAGCCAAGACAAAGAATCTCTAAACCAGTTACGAGATTCCTTAAAAACGCACTTCCAAGCTGACTTATCAACACCGAATAAATTGGACATTACGTCTAAAGCAGCCACCAAAGGCCACGCTCTTCAGCAGTGGCTAAATGACCAAAGAATTTCATCTCATAACACCATTGCTTTTGGGGATGGGGACAACGATGCCTCTATGTTCCGACTTGTCGGAGAACCTGTCGCAATGGCTAATGCCAGCCCTGCTTTAAAAGGCATGGCTAATCTAATTGTTACCAATAACAACGGCTGTGGAATTGGCCAGTACCTTCGCTTGATAGTGCAAGAAGGCCAACACACATGCCAAAACACTTTTAGTTACTAA
- a CDS encoding ribulose-phosphate 3-epimerase encodes MKKVKIAAGLAHVDYGHIADVVKEVSDAGADYIHCDAADMHDLKNLQLMGGHQIVEGIRPYTEKPIEVHAYFKDCDKLFIDKIAAAGADMLILPAEHFIGAPLCYIIKYCQNHGMKFGLTVGALTPVSFVKESIYYLDRLHIVIHGITDGDDEWLWRKSAIAMIREARELINERNPNCELCVDGGIRNHNIEELLNEDIDVMVASTNIFGHKDGITAGVRDFRAAIDQLEDKAAADTKEVETV; translated from the coding sequence ATGAAAAAAGTAAAAATTGCCGCAGGATTAGCACACGTAGATTACGGCCACATTGCAGACGTAGTGAAAGAAGTATCTGATGCTGGTGCCGATTACATCCACTGTGATGCAGCAGATATGCATGACCTGAAAAACCTGCAATTGATGGGGGGGCATCAAATTGTTGAAGGCATTCGTCCTTACACTGAAAAGCCAATTGAAGTTCACGCTTACTTCAAAGATTGCGACAAATTATTTATCGATAAAATCGCAGCTGCTGGTGCAGACATGCTGATTCTACCAGCTGAGCATTTTATCGGTGCTCCTCTGTGTTACATCATTAAGTACTGTCAAAACCACGGTATGAAATTTGGTTTAACCGTTGGTGCATTAACGCCAGTGTCATTTGTTAAAGAATCTATCTACTACCTAGACCGTTTACACATTGTTATTCACGGCATTACTGATGGCGATGATGAATGGTTATGGCGCAAATCTGCGATTGCAATGATCCGCGAAGCACGTGAACTCATCAACGAACGCAACCCTAACTGTGAGCTATGTGTAGATGGCGGTATCCGTAACCACAACATCGAAGAACTGCTTAATGAAGATATTGATGTGATGGTTGCATCGACAAATATCTTTGGCCACAAAGACGGCATCACAGCAGGCGTTCGTGACTTCCGCGCAGCAATCGACCAACTGGAAGATAAAGCAGCGGCAGACACAAAAGAAGTCGAAACCGTTTAA
- a CDS encoding iron-containing alcohol dehydrogenase: MTQFQHYQPTKLTFGAGEIQKIGQLIAQYGTRCLVVSEPIFDAVKPAYDRIFTLLSEQGIEVTHFDGVVPNPPTTVVELGRQVAIGNNCDVVLAIGGGSSIDTAKIISATINTESLDWAHWFATYDSPFGDVNPLPAKVVPLIAVPTTSGTGSQVTQAAVITDLEQHAKLTLFHPEFFPCEALIDPELMLTLPPRMTAMTGFDAFSHAFESFTGTRPSPFVDGMALEAMKLVIDHLPSVVDNGADLHGRCQLAKADTLGGISLANGGAGAPHPLGEILGSSKTNLPHGLTLAVVYPAYAQLQWRKQPERFAQVAELFGAVGSTEEKAQSLAAALVKFLERIGLESNLTQVGVTKEDVQKLEPAFCFDLPLTSGEEMKKVLQASLVE; encoded by the coding sequence ATGACACAGTTTCAACACTATCAACCGACCAAGCTAACCTTTGGTGCGGGTGAGATTCAGAAAATAGGTCAGCTTATCGCTCAATATGGCACACGTTGCCTAGTAGTATCCGAACCTATTTTTGATGCAGTAAAGCCAGCCTATGACCGCATTTTTACTTTGCTTTCAGAGCAAGGAATTGAAGTGACTCATTTTGATGGTGTCGTACCGAATCCGCCTACAACCGTCGTTGAACTTGGCCGCCAAGTGGCCATCGGAAATAACTGTGATGTGGTTTTGGCCATTGGTGGTGGTTCATCGATTGATACAGCAAAAATCATTTCGGCAACGATCAATACAGAGTCTCTAGATTGGGCTCATTGGTTTGCCACTTATGATTCACCGTTTGGGGACGTCAACCCACTACCCGCGAAAGTCGTACCTTTGATCGCTGTACCTACAACATCGGGAACTGGCTCTCAAGTGACGCAAGCGGCAGTGATTACCGACCTTGAGCAACATGCAAAGCTAACACTGTTTCACCCTGAATTTTTCCCTTGTGAAGCGTTAATCGATCCAGAGCTCATGCTGACACTGCCTCCACGTATGACAGCTATGACAGGATTTGATGCTTTTTCACATGCGTTTGAATCATTTACGGGTACTCGACCATCTCCATTTGTTGATGGTATGGCGTTAGAAGCAATGAAGCTTGTCATTGATCACCTACCGAGTGTTGTCGACAACGGCGCAGATTTACATGGCCGCTGCCAACTCGCGAAAGCAGACACACTTGGCGGGATCTCGCTAGCTAATGGCGGTGCGGGGGCGCCACACCCTTTAGGCGAAATCTTAGGTAGTAGCAAAACAAACCTACCACATGGGTTAACACTCGCAGTGGTTTATCCAGCTTATGCACAACTTCAATGGCGCAAGCAACCAGAGAGATTTGCTCAAGTGGCTGAGTTATTTGGTGCTGTGGGAAGTACCGAAGAAAAAGCTCAATCATTAGCGGCTGCTCTTGTGAAATTCCTTGAACGCATCGGTCTTGAATCGAACTTAACTCAAGTAGGTGTCACCAAAGAAGATGTTCAAAAGTTGGAGCCGGCTTTTTGCTTTGATCTACCACTAACCAGTGGTGAAGAAATGAAAAAAGTATTGCAGGCCAGTTTGGTTGAATAA
- a CDS encoding HAD family hydrolase has product MECKNNTLGHTALKLEREEFIASNLKALVFDFDGLLVDTETCMFKAWEALLKPYGVEVSPLQVAGLVGSSAPATYLYQLFNKASNQKLSDSQIRDRVIAHAYQLIASITEREGVRQYLDFAKSHSLSIALATSSEADHYMPILNRLNLTHYFDCFIGAEDIASDRRKPHPDVYLAALEQLGVSAHQAIAFEDSPPGIMAARSAGIPTVAVTNLLTRHLDVSLANVVLSSMNDQTLLQLINQLTENEQ; this is encoded by the coding sequence ATGGAATGCAAGAACAACACTTTAGGTCATACAGCTTTGAAATTGGAAAGAGAGGAATTCATTGCCAGTAACCTAAAAGCGTTGGTCTTTGACTTCGATGGTCTTCTCGTCGATACAGAAACCTGTATGTTCAAAGCCTGGGAAGCTTTGTTAAAACCATACGGCGTTGAAGTTTCGCCACTCCAGGTTGCTGGCCTAGTTGGGAGCTCAGCGCCAGCAACCTACCTTTATCAACTATTCAACAAAGCGTCGAATCAAAAGCTGTCCGATTCACAAATTCGCGATCGAGTGATCGCTCATGCCTACCAATTAATTGCTTCAATAACAGAACGAGAAGGTGTCCGTCAGTATCTAGACTTTGCTAAATCACACTCATTGAGCATTGCACTGGCCACCAGCTCAGAGGCTGATCATTACATGCCAATTCTGAATCGTTTGAACCTTACACACTATTTCGACTGCTTTATCGGAGCAGAAGACATTGCCTCAGATAGACGGAAACCACATCCCGATGTGTATTTAGCGGCATTAGAACAACTCGGTGTATCTGCCCATCAAGCCATCGCTTTCGAAGATTCCCCTCCTGGAATTATGGCGGCTCGATCGGCAGGAATACCAACAGTTGCAGTAACCAATTTGCTCACTCGTCACCTCGATGTCTCGCTAGCCAACGTGGTGCTGAGTTCGATGAATGATCAAACGCTACTGCAATTGATAAACCAACTTACCGAGAATGAACAATGA
- the tal gene encoding transaldolase: MNKLEQLKKHTTVVADTGDIDAIAAFQPEDATTNPSLVLKAAEMPQYDHLIADAITWAKAQSNDKSQQLIDAGDKLAVNIGLEILKTVPGRISTEVDARMSFDRVASLAKARKLIGMYNEAGISNDRILIKLASTWEGIRAAQELEKEGINCNLTLLFNFAQAKACAEAGVFLISPFVGRILDWYKTNTDKKEYLPHEDPGVVSVSEIYNYYKDHGYNTVVMGASFRNADEVLALAGCDRLTIGPAILDQLAAQEGSVERLLFADRDTIKDTPTAMTEAQFRWEMNQDPMATEKLAEGIRNFAVDQGKLETMIEARL; the protein is encoded by the coding sequence ATGAATAAATTAGAACAACTGAAAAAGCACACCACTGTCGTTGCCGACACAGGTGATATTGATGCTATTGCTGCATTTCAACCTGAAGACGCCACAACTAACCCATCTCTAGTACTAAAAGCCGCAGAAATGCCGCAATACGATCACTTAATCGCCGATGCGATCACTTGGGCAAAAGCACAAAGCAACGACAAATCACAACAGTTGATCGACGCTGGAGACAAACTGGCGGTCAACATTGGTTTAGAAATTCTAAAAACGGTACCGGGGCGCATCTCAACAGAAGTCGACGCTCGTATGTCATTCGACAGAGTCGCAAGCTTGGCAAAAGCTCGTAAGCTTATCGGCATGTATAACGAAGCTGGCATCAGTAACGACCGAATCCTAATTAAGTTAGCGTCAACTTGGGAAGGCATTCGAGCAGCTCAAGAGCTAGAGAAAGAAGGCATCAACTGCAACCTAACTCTGCTGTTCAACTTTGCACAAGCCAAAGCCTGTGCAGAAGCTGGTGTTTTCTTAATCTCACCTTTTGTCGGTCGTATCCTAGATTGGTACAAAACCAATACCGATAAAAAAGAGTACCTTCCTCATGAAGATCCTGGTGTCGTTTCAGTATCTGAAATTTACAACTACTACAAAGATCATGGCTACAACACGGTTGTGATGGGCGCGAGCTTCCGCAATGCCGATGAAGTCCTAGCATTAGCGGGCTGTGACCGTTTGACCATAGGCCCTGCAATTTTAGACCAACTTGCAGCACAAGAAGGCTCTGTTGAGCGCCTACTCTTTGCCGACCGTGACACCATCAAAGATACACCAACAGCTATGACTGAAGCACAGTTCCGCTGGGAGATGAACCAAGACCCGATGGCAACAGAAAAGCTAGCCGAAGGCATCCGTAACTTTGCAGTCGATCAAGGCAAGTTAGAAACCATGATCGAAGCACGCCTGTAG